From a single Lentimicrobiaceae bacterium genomic region:
- a CDS encoding T9SS type A sorting domain-containing protein — translation MIINKSQISVESLFLLANENNPAGISARNLLTAYRLMNYEAVIPIPDTTLKSSIASFDIPWKANEDKAGIHVFPNPANDYTIVSYNMEGVSILELLSQDGRVIKSVNLKPGINQHLFRTEGLPSGVYTLNLKGGNKYLTTKLIIR, via the coding sequence ATGATAATAAATAAAAGCCAAATTTCAGTTGAATCCCTGTTTCTACTTGCCAATGAAAATAATCCCGCCGGCATCTCAGCCCGTAATCTTCTTACGGCTTATCGTTTGATGAATTATGAAGCGGTTATTCCAATTCCTGACACCACCCTGAAGTCATCAATAGCTTCATTTGATATTCCATGGAAGGCAAATGAAGACAAAGCAGGTATCCATGTTTTTCCTAATCCTGCAAATGACTATACCATTGTAAGTTACAATATGGAAGGGGTCAGTATTCTGGAATTGTTAAGCCAGGATGGACGAGTGATCAAGTCTGTTAACTTGAAACCTGGCATCAACCAGCACCTTTTCCGCACTGAAGGGTTGCCATCAGGAGTCTATACTTTAAACCTAAAGGGTGGCAATAAATATTTAACCACCAAACTGATAATCAGGTAA